One stretch of Candidatus Lernaella stagnicola DNA includes these proteins:
- a CDS encoding M14 family zinc carboxypeptidase, translating to MKRIAGLTVVLVLVAALVSAAPITANVNEKSLDVVLQLDDLSDYDALKPLYLTVIGRDGNDLRLQASEDEVAYLEAQGFEVKVVGRFDGVKAAGYRSYPEVVAELQDIAQTYGNLAKRFEIGTSAGGKTMYALKISDNVNLDEIEPALLYDHSIHGDEAIATELAFAFIYELLDNYGSTPAITNLVDSNEIWIVPAVNPDGLTLRRGNGNGVDMNRNYPFGWEGFGSWNGQPETFAMMDFVMDIRPLFSISYHSGAEVVNYCWDGIYTRSPEDDLERAMSHVYDNLANYGITNGADWYIADGTSEDWYHGAIGTISVIVEISYNKMPPAANIPAYLNKNVPAMVAWAQKSADAVHGLVTNAATGEPLEAVIVADSRLPVTSDPISGDFYRLLPAGNHTLYVWANGFGWNEVPVTVPSSGGVDLDVELTPAKATDFGALRTVLNFRKDNNDRPDNVSLPTAVLGGADDVAFSLGVNGYAAFEFGETTAAVDGSGADFRVVEKGDDEGYTVLVAAQWTGPWQSLGAGSGTTEFDLASSGLAEARYVLIQDDGDGANTGATPGADIDAIEAFAVCDTPVVNFSGTPLTGAAPLDVAFTATVDVAPGCLDTLSWDFGDGGSSDELSPTHVYNAPGVYTVTLTASGPGGDDELTREDYISVTGGDDVTDDDTGGDDDTIGDDDAAGDDDDDDDDDDSGGGCG from the coding sequence ATGAAACGCATAGCTGGATTGACGGTTGTTTTGGTTCTGGTTGCCGCGCTCGTGTCGGCGGCGCCGATTACGGCCAACGTGAACGAAAAAAGCCTCGATGTCGTCCTTCAGTTGGACGATCTTTCCGATTACGACGCGCTCAAACCGTTGTACCTGACGGTTATTGGACGCGACGGCAATGACCTGCGCTTGCAGGCGAGCGAGGACGAGGTCGCGTACCTGGAGGCGCAGGGCTTTGAGGTGAAGGTTGTCGGTCGCTTCGACGGCGTCAAGGCGGCGGGATACCGCAGCTACCCCGAAGTGGTGGCCGAATTGCAGGATATCGCCCAAACGTACGGCAACCTGGCCAAGCGCTTCGAGATCGGTACTTCGGCCGGCGGTAAAACGATGTACGCGCTGAAAATCAGCGACAACGTCAACCTCGACGAGATCGAGCCTGCGCTGCTGTACGACCATTCGATTCACGGCGATGAAGCCATTGCCACGGAGCTGGCCTTCGCGTTCATTTACGAGCTGCTGGACAACTACGGCTCGACCCCCGCGATCACGAACCTGGTCGACAGCAATGAGATTTGGATCGTGCCGGCGGTGAATCCCGACGGGCTGACTCTCCGGCGCGGCAACGGCAACGGCGTGGACATGAACCGCAACTATCCGTTCGGGTGGGAAGGGTTCGGCTCGTGGAACGGGCAACCCGAAACTTTTGCCATGATGGATTTTGTCATGGATATCAGGCCGCTGTTTTCGATCAGCTACCACTCGGGCGCCGAAGTCGTGAACTACTGTTGGGACGGTATTTACACGCGCAGCCCCGAGGATGATCTCGAACGCGCCATGAGCCACGTCTACGACAACCTCGCAAATTACGGCATCACCAACGGCGCCGATTGGTATATCGCCGACGGCACTTCGGAAGATTGGTACCACGGGGCCATCGGCACGATCTCGGTGATCGTGGAAATCAGCTACAATAAAATGCCGCCCGCGGCGAATATTCCCGCCTACTTGAACAAGAACGTCCCGGCGATGGTTGCCTGGGCGCAGAAGTCGGCCGACGCCGTGCACGGGCTGGTCACCAACGCGGCCACCGGCGAGCCACTAGAGGCTGTCATCGTCGCCGACTCCCGGCTGCCGGTGACTTCGGATCCGATTTCCGGCGATTTCTATCGACTACTGCCGGCGGGCAATCATACGCTTTACGTGTGGGCCAACGGCTTTGGCTGGAATGAAGTGCCGGTTACCGTGCCATCCTCGGGCGGCGTCGACCTGGACGTCGAATTGACACCGGCGAAGGCTACGGATTTCGGCGCGCTGCGTACGGTTCTGAATTTCCGTAAGGATAACAACGATAGACCGGATAACGTCTCGCTGCCCACAGCGGTGCTGGGCGGTGCCGACGATGTGGCCTTTTCTTTGGGTGTCAACGGTTACGCCGCATTTGAGTTCGGCGAGACGACCGCGGCGGTTGATGGTTCCGGCGCCGACTTCCGCGTCGTGGAAAAGGGCGACGACGAAGGCTACACCGTGCTCGTAGCCGCGCAGTGGACCGGCCCCTGGCAAAGCCTGGGAGCGGGCAGCGGCACCACCGAGTTCGACTTGGCGTCCTCCGGCCTGGCCGAGGCGCGCTACGTGTTGATCCAAGACGACGGCGACGGCGCGAACACCGGGGCCACCCCGGGCGCGGATATCGACGCCATCGAAGCCTTTGCGGTGTGCGATACCCCGGTGGTCAATTTCTCGGGCACTCCGCTGACCGGTGCGGCCCCGCTGGACGTGGCGTTCACTGCCACCGTGGACGTCGCGCCGGGTTGTCTGGATACACTGAGTTGGGATTTCGGTGACGGCGGGAGTTCGGACGAACTCAGCCCCACGCACGTTTATAACGCTCCGGGCGTGTATACCGTAACGCTAACGGCAAGCGGCCCGGGCGGCGATGACGAACTGACCCGTGAAGACTACATTTCGGTCACCGGCGGCGACGACGTAACCGACGACGATACCGGCGGCGACGACGACACAATCGGCGACGACGACGCAGCGGGCGACGATGATGACGACGACGACGATGACGATAGCGGTGGAGGCTGCGGCTGA
- a CDS encoding transglutaminase-like domain-containing protein, which produces MAIWRRRVSRIAWTALATFSVAFLLFVYTFTEGIGVFSGLWWKSESNCWTITRPEGWLLVNAHLRGAVRPQGLTIRNTGATPLVSPFVTRDGISPWLSFDAQARAIAERADTNADRAALLVDWVRRYVFPEACGTKAQDIEGRPWPMMHVLGCGECDDLCFLVAMAARSVGLKARTLDLDGGHAVVEIFYDDGWHVFDPMYGYAFYDDDGVVPSFERVRAAGGKGAWNQADRPWLFARLTDRVWQSKARPVERDIPPQWRKPPVPLVLAPGDEVRFRRVRHRELFAGRGGGKNAFVSRVDLDLSVTPNKFLWEFPFRVLKATITAGPDGPTTVLADYYDRPAQAIHRFKHQAAAPWPPGTRLLVEAMAASGWIPVPDPGLTALSYGWAAGDRAEVTLRWMLR; this is translated from the coding sequence ATGGCAATATGGCGACGCAGAGTAAGCCGCATAGCGTGGACGGCGCTGGCGACCTTTTCGGTCGCGTTCCTTTTGTTCGTGTACACCTTTACCGAAGGCATCGGTGTCTTCAGTGGATTGTGGTGGAAGTCCGAAAGCAACTGTTGGACGATCACGCGCCCTGAGGGGTGGCTGTTGGTCAACGCGCACCTGCGCGGCGCGGTCCGGCCGCAGGGTCTGACCATTCGCAACACGGGCGCCACGCCCTTGGTCTCACCATTCGTGACGCGGGACGGGATTTCGCCGTGGCTGTCATTCGACGCACAGGCGCGAGCGATCGCGGAGCGTGCCGACACCAACGCGGATCGCGCGGCGCTGCTTGTCGATTGGGTCCGCCGGTACGTGTTCCCCGAAGCATGCGGGACGAAGGCGCAGGACATCGAGGGGCGTCCGTGGCCCATGATGCACGTTTTGGGTTGTGGCGAGTGCGACGATCTTTGTTTCTTGGTGGCCATGGCGGCGCGGTCGGTGGGGCTGAAAGCGCGAACGTTGGATTTGGACGGGGGACACGCGGTCGTCGAGATTTTCTACGATGATGGCTGGCACGTATTTGACCCCATGTACGGTTACGCTTTCTACGACGACGACGGCGTGGTGCCCAGTTTCGAGAGAGTGCGTGCCGCCGGCGGAAAGGGCGCGTGGAACCAGGCGGACCGTCCGTGGCTTTTCGCCCGGTTGACTGACCGTGTGTGGCAAAGCAAAGCACGGCCCGTCGAGCGCGATATCCCGCCGCAATGGCGCAAGCCACCGGTGCCGCTGGTTTTGGCCCCGGGCGACGAAGTGCGATTTCGGCGAGTGCGGCATCGCGAGTTGTTTGCCGGACGCGGCGGCGGCAAAAACGCATTCGTGAGCCGCGTCGATCTGGATTTGTCCGTGACGCCCAACAAATTCTTGTGGGAATTCCCTTTCCGAGTGCTCAAGGCGACGATCACCGCCGGGCCCGACGGCCCGACCACGGTGCTGGCCGATTACTACGACCGGCCCGCCCAGGCAATCCACCGCTTCAAGCACCAAGCCGCCGCGCCCTGGCCGCCGGGTACGCGCCTGCTTGTGGAAGCGATGGCGGCGTCGGGTTGGATACCGGTTCCCGATCCGGGACTGACGGCGCTGAGCTACGGCTGGGCGGCGGGGGATCGCGCGGAGGTCACGCTGCGGTGGATGCTTCGCTAA
- a CDS encoding M14 family zinc carboxypeptidase, which produces MARRGLFILVILLAVGAVCATAAPNAFEGDRDYEAILVMHSPDDLAALKPYYLTITSRHDDELRLQVSLAEVATLQAAGWDVRILGKAGGEPEIGDSEYHTFAQIEAELAVLDVDPSYDAITELISFGESYNGHDLWVLKISDNAAVDEAEPVILYDLNVHGDEAIAGEVGMAFINLLLAGYVADDPQIVALVDDLEFYIVPVFNPDGHIAVSRYNGGGSDLNRDFPYLWEGWSTWSPEPETESLIRLARDIHPVAGIDFHSGAEAVNYNWDGVYTLSPDNDIELVASTRYGDLSGYWVTNGAQWYVADGTVEDWYHGAQGMLSAIVEISDTKKPSASLIDYYVGLNMDAMLDWASLARWGLWGTITDEATGDPIEATVFVDERMPVYSNPVDGSFFRILEAGTYDVQVFANGYDAVLFEDVVVPDEDYLTVAWELTASDAAAPAAVRCVINMRDDNNDNPANTSLPHAAFGLPDGVAFSTGVDGWAVWDMGSATPVSTDPGWRLRVTEIESDGADGYAVKVSDDWLGPWQSVGSGTGTAALSLSSVTLDEIRYVRLEDDGNGLNTGATPGADIDAIEAFYQVGDDDDDDDDDNDDNDDNDDDDNDDNDDDNDDNNDDDDNDDDNDDDDNDDDNNDDNDNDDDNDNNDDNDNDDDNDSGGCS; this is translated from the coding sequence ATGGCACGTCGCGGATTGTTTATTCTCGTCATATTGTTAGCGGTCGGCGCGGTGTGCGCGACCGCGGCTCCGAATGCCTTTGAAGGCGATCGAGATTACGAAGCCATTCTGGTCATGCATTCGCCGGATGATTTGGCGGCGCTCAAGCCTTACTACCTGACCATCACTTCCCGACACGACGATGAGTTGCGCCTGCAGGTCAGCCTGGCCGAGGTTGCGACCTTGCAGGCGGCCGGATGGGACGTGCGGATTCTGGGCAAGGCGGGCGGCGAGCCGGAAATCGGCGATTCGGAATACCACACCTTCGCCCAAATCGAAGCCGAACTGGCGGTGCTGGACGTGGATCCGAGTTACGACGCCATTACCGAACTGATCTCCTTCGGCGAGTCGTACAACGGCCACGATTTGTGGGTGCTCAAGATTTCCGACAACGCGGCGGTCGATGAAGCCGAGCCGGTGATCTTGTATGACTTGAACGTCCACGGCGACGAAGCCATCGCTGGCGAGGTGGGGATGGCGTTCATCAACCTGTTGTTGGCGGGATACGTCGCCGACGACCCGCAAATTGTTGCGTTGGTCGACGATCTCGAATTCTATATCGTACCGGTTTTTAATCCCGACGGGCACATTGCGGTCTCGCGTTACAACGGCGGCGGCAGCGACCTCAACCGTGATTTCCCGTACCTGTGGGAAGGGTGGAGCACGTGGTCGCCCGAACCGGAAACCGAGTCGTTGATACGCCTGGCGCGGGACATTCATCCGGTGGCGGGGATCGATTTTCACTCGGGTGCCGAAGCGGTCAATTACAATTGGGATGGCGTTTACACGTTGAGTCCGGATAACGACATCGAGTTAGTGGCGAGCACTCGCTACGGGGATCTTAGCGGTTACTGGGTCACGAACGGCGCGCAATGGTATGTGGCCGACGGCACCGTGGAGGACTGGTACCACGGCGCGCAAGGCATGCTGTCGGCGATCGTCGAAATCAGCGACACGAAAAAACCGTCCGCGTCGCTAATCGATTACTACGTCGGTTTGAACATGGACGCGATGCTCGATTGGGCCTCGCTGGCCAGGTGGGGCCTGTGGGGCACGATCACCGACGAGGCGACCGGCGACCCGATCGAAGCGACGGTGTTCGTCGATGAGCGCATGCCGGTGTACAGCAATCCGGTCGACGGCAGCTTTTTCCGAATCCTAGAAGCGGGCACCTACGACGTGCAGGTGTTCGCCAACGGCTACGACGCTGTCCTTTTCGAAGACGTGGTGGTCCCCGACGAAGACTACCTGACCGTAGCGTGGGAGTTGACGGCCAGCGACGCCGCCGCACCGGCCGCCGTGCGCTGCGTGATCAACATGCGCGACGACAACAACGACAATCCGGCCAACACGAGCCTGCCGCACGCGGCTTTCGGCCTACCGGACGGCGTCGCCTTCTCCACGGGCGTGGATGGCTGGGCGGTTTGGGATATGGGCTCTGCGACGCCGGTATCGACCGACCCCGGCTGGCGTCTGCGCGTGACGGAAATCGAAAGCGACGGGGCCGACGGGTACGCCGTAAAGGTCTCCGATGACTGGCTCGGACCCTGGCAATCGGTGGGCAGCGGCACCGGCACGGCGGCGTTGTCACTTTCGAGCGTGACGTTGGACGAAATCCGCTACGTGCGCTTGGAGGATGACGGTAACGGCCTCAACACCGGCGCGACACCCGGCGCGGATATCGATGCCATCGAAGCGTTCTACCAGGTCGGCGACGACGATGACGACGACGACGATGATAATGACGACAATGATGATAACGACGACGACGATAATGACGACAACGACGACGACAATGATGACAATAACGATGATGACGACAACGACGATGACAATGACGATGACGACAATGATGACGACAACAACGATGACAACGACAACGATGACGACAACGACAATAACGACGATAACGATAACGACGATGATAACGACAGCGGCGGCTGTTCCTGA